Below is a window of Mesomycoplasma bovoculi M165/69 DNA.
ACTTGCTTGATTTGAATTATTTTCACTTTTAAAAACAACTTGATAACCAAGATGATTTCCAAGTTTAAGTAATGGAAAACCAAAATTTGAGTTTGCTAAAAATCTCAATTTAGCATAAAAAGCCAAAAGTAAATCCGCTAAATTGTCAATTGGAACTTGTTTGCTCTTGTCATTTTTGTAATAAGGTTGAACACCACTAAAAAAACCTGATTTTTCACTTAAATTTTGGATACTTTTATTATTAAATGTTGCAATTTTGTGCAAAATTTGATTAGAATCCTCTGTTGCAAAATCATTTTTAATTGATGCTAAATCAAAAGGGATATACAATGTTGATAAATATAGAATCTTATCACTTGAATCATCTTTATTAAACACATATGATGTATCTAAATAATCATGATTGAAACTAAATAATTTAAATTTGAACTTGCTATTAGAATTCTTTTCTTTTGGATTTATAAAGTGGATTTCACTTAACTTTTCAAAGATTTTATTTGGCTCATTGTTAAAAAATATTGTATCTTCGCTAACAAAACCTGCTGATTTTAAAATCTCTAAAAAATAAACTGCAACATTATAGATACCCTGATGTGCAAGATCAAATAGAAAGCGCGGAACATCTAAATTATTCTTGAACAACTTAGATTCTACATTAATAATTTGATTTTGCTCTTCAATTTTATTTTGACCAATTTTTGAATTATCTATAAGCATTTCAGGCGAAATACTTTTAAAATCTCTTGAAATTGCTTGCAGTTTTTGTTCATCATTTAGTTGCAAACCATAAAAATCAGGTTTTTCTAAAATGTCACTTACTTGATTGTATTCTTGATTTTCTATCAGATTTTCCAAGTGATTTATTCCGATAGGATTTGAAGATTTTGAATCAAAAGGTTGGACTTTATCTGAATCATATTGATATTTAGAAGATAATCAATGATAGATGGTATCAGATTCTGTGGAACCATTTTCTTGTTTTGAATTTAAAAAATTTAAATTACTAATTTTAATTTCAATTTTTTTTACAGTTGAAACATCAATGAATTTAGTTTTAATTTCTACCAAACCATCAACCTTTAAATAAGGTGTGTTCTCTTTATTGTCCAAATAAATTTGCAAACTATCAGAATCTAATTTAAAATTAATTTCAAAAAATTTATCCAAATTTTCTTTGGTAATATCGTTCAAATTTGCATCTATAAAATTTAGTTGCTTAATTAATGGTTTTTTCAAACTATTAGATATTATTGATAATAAATAATTGTCTTTATCTTTTTTGCTAACAAAAAAACTACTTTTAAAAATGTGTAAAAAATCAAAAACAGATATTAATGATAAGTCAAATTTTGTATTTTTGGTTCCATTATTTGTCAAGTTATTTTGCCATTGTTGTCACCACAGTTGTCTAATTGAATTAATATTTAAATTTTGTAGGTTTATTGAATCTTTAAAGCTTTGCTTAAAAAAATCAGTTACTTTAAGATCTGAAAAACTAAATGAATTATCAAAATTAGTTTTACCAAACAAGTCAACAATATTGAGTGGCACAGCAATTATTTTAGATTCTTTATCTTTATTATTTGCTCACTTACTTTGATCTTGAATGAAAAAATACAAATTATTATTTTTACTAGTAATTCATTGGTTTTGATTACTAGGATTTTTAACTAGTTGAAAATCAGAATTACCTTCAGTTCTAAATCTACTTTTTGTATTTAGTTCAAAAAGTATTTCATTAAAATTTAAAAAATTTTCCAAATATTTTTTGGTTTCATTAGAAGTGATTTGTTTGTTGACATTGTTTAAAAAATCATTTAAGGAAACAAACTGAAGCGCTGTTGAAACCATTGTGTTTTTCACACTTTTGTCTTGAGTTGCAGTGCTTTCATTACTTTGTTGAAAACTAAATAAAATATTTTTATTAGGTTTTATTTTACTTGCTATATTTTTAATTCGTTCATCTAGTTGACTAGGTTGAATAACTTTTTGTTTTAAAGAACTTGCTATACCAACAGAAGTAGCAAGTACAATAGAACTTGCAATAACACTCAAACCAATTAGGATAAGTTTTTTCTTATCGTTTTTCTTAATTTTGTATATTTTCATATTTTAAATTTTTAAAAATACCTTTTATTTTACAAAAAAGAAAAAATTTATAATGTAATTCTTGGGAAAATAACAGCAGATTTTATTATTTTTTGATTTGCAAACTTATTAAAATTGAGAATTAAATCAAGACTTGTAGCCAAATTAGCTAAAGTCTGTGATACTTTTTGAGCAACTTTTGGCATTGCAACACTAAACATTACATTTGTTGCATAAATACCATTTAAAAGAGCAACTAAAATTGTGTTAAGTCTAACATCATCTTGACAAGCTCAAGGCTTTGCTAAATCAATGTATAAATTTAGTGATTTTCCTAAATTTATAGCAACTTTTAAAGCTTTATCAACTTCTAAATTATCAAAAAGTCTACTATATTCTTTTTGAGATTGTTCAATTTCACTATAAATATCTTTATCTATTTGTTCTAAAACATTGCTATCGAAAACTAAATTGCATTGTTGATTTTTATCAATGAGTGCCACTGTTCTACTAATTAGATTGCCAAAATTATTAGCTAAAGTAGCGTTGTAAAATAAAGTTAAATTAGTTTCATCAAAAATTCCATCTTGACCTAAAGGAATTTGGGTTGCAAAAAATAATTTAATAACTTCTGAGTCATACTTTGCCAAAATATCCAGTGGATCAATTACATTACCTTTAGATTTAGACATTTTTCCTTCATTTGTGACCAATCAACCATGAGTGATTATGTTTGTTGGTAATCTAAAATCAAGTGCTTTTAAAAAAATTGGTCAATAAATACAGTGGAAACGAGTAATCTCCTTACCAACTACATGAACAATTTGTTCACTTTCAAGTCAATAACTATTATTTGGATCACCTTCAACAACATTTAAAGTACTCACATAATTAAATAATGCATCTAGTCAAACATAAATAACATGTTTTGGATCAATTTCAGTTGGAATTCCCCAACTTTGGCGAGTTCTAGTAACTGAAAGATTTTCGAGACCTTTTTCAATAAAATTCTTAATTAATTCATTTTTAATTTTTTCTTCACTAATAAAATTGGGATGTTTGTTTCAAAAATCAACTAGTCAATCTTGCATTTTTTGCATATCAAAAAAGTATGATTCTTCTTCAATTTCTTCAACTTTAGCCCCACTAACTGGGTGATAATATGCACCATCTTTAAAAACAGCTTGCTTTGGAGTTAAAAATTCTTCATCACTAACTGAATAAAGTCCACGATAAAAATCTTTGTAAATATAGCCTTTTTCAACCAATTTGGTAAAAATTTGCTTCACAAATTTTTTATGTGGTTCATTTGTTGTGCGAATAAAAAAGTCATAATCAATGTCAAATTTTTTTCACAAATCAACAAACTTTGCAGCTGTTTGATCTACAAAAGTTTGCGGCTCTAGACCTACTTTAGCAGCGCTTTGAGCAATTTTTTGCCCATGTTCATCTGAACCTGTAAGCATTTTTGCATCAAAACCTTGCAATCTTTTGTAATTTCGGATCACTCATGCAATTGTTGTTGTGTAAAGGTGGCCGATATGTAAATTGCCAGAAGCATAATAAATTGGAGTAGTTATATAAAATTTTTTAGCCATTTTTCACCTTTTTGCAAACATAAAGTTTTTGAATTTCTTTGCGATATACATGTTTAGTTTTGTCTTTGGGATGTAAGTACAAAATTGGAAGATAATGTCCTCCTCAAGAACTTGCAAACTCAGCTTGAACTAACACAAATTTTGGAGCCTCGCCCAATCTGGGAGCTACAAACTGAGTTTTTTTGGGTTCAAATTTGTGTAATCTAAGCAATTCTAGTAAGTCAACATAGCGTTCAATTGGTAATACAAGTGCAAGTTTGCCCTTTTGATCCAAAATTTTTCCAGCACCTACAATAAGCTCTTCTAGTGTCAAATCAACTTCATAAATTGCTCTTTTGATTTCATCACTAACATTTTTAATTATTTTTGTATCCATCTTATAATAAGGTGGATTGGCAAAAACTAAATGATATTTTTGCCCAACACGAGCATTATGCTCTTTTCAAAAATCATTAAAATCAGCTTCAATAACATTAATTTGGCTTTGTTTATCATTCAAAACAACATTTTCTTTGGCCAAATTGATTGCTTTTTTGTTGATTTCAATAGCATCTATTTGTAATTTTGAATCTCTATGAGCTACAAAAATTGATAAGGCTCCATTGTTGGCACCAACTTCACAAGCCCGCTTAATTTTTTTACCAAGATCAATAAAATTTCCAAGCAAGATAGTGTCCACAGAATAGTTAAACATCGACTTGTCTTGTCAAATTTTAAGATCTGGATTATAACCTAAATTATTTAATACTTTCGTCATCTCTTCACTGAATTAAGCGTTTATTTTCTTGATAGTAACGACCAAATTTAGCTATTTTTGTACCATTTAGCATTGTTGCATCTGCGCTAAAATTATAGTTTATTTTTGTCATAAACTCACCGACACCATAGCTATCAACAGGTGCTTGGTTGGCTTCAAAATAAGCTATTTTTTCAGCATCAAATCCAGATGAAACAATAATTTTAACATGTTTACCATTGTGTTCATTTAACGCCAAACGCAAATTTTTAATCAAATTTAAGCTAACTCCAAAATCTTCAGGTTTTGGATTGGTAAATGATTTATCAACTACATTTTGCGATGTATCAACACGCACTCCATAGAGTTTATCGCCAAATTCGGCAAGCACTTTTAGTGAGTCAGTGATAACATCATTATTAAAATCAACAAGAGCTATAAGTTCATCTTCAGGAAACATCCGGTGATAAGCCTTGCAAGCTTCTACTATGTTTCCAGAAAAATTTTGGATTAATGCATGAGGCATTGATCCAAAATTTGACATTTCATACTCGCCATTTTGGGCTATGGAACTAAAGACTTTAACCCCTCCCAAGCGAGCAGCTTTGCCATCAATTTGTTGGAGTAAATAATGATCGCTTCTATCAGCCATATAAATAATTTCTTTGCCTTTTGCAGCTTCAACACATTTATAAGCATTTGTTGCAATAGAAGTTGAACGAGCTAAAATCCCATCTATAATTCCTTCATAAATTCCAAATTCATGTAAGGGACCTTCTAATTCTAAAACCACTTCTCTGCTAGAAATTAAGCTTCCTTCGGGTAAAAATTTAATTTTATACTTGCTAGTATCAGTGTTTTTTTTCAAAAATTCAAGCGCTTCATTAATACCAGCTAAAACAGCTAATTCTTTTCTTTGAAAAAATTGCAAAACAACAATGTTACTTGGGTTATTTTTTGCAACTATTTTTTCTGTTTTAAAAAAATAGTCTGCTACAAATTTATTAATTTTTATCATTTCAAATCACTTATTAAATTATCTTATAAGCCTTTTCTATAATATAAATTATAGTTTATTATTAAAAAACATTTTTAAATTAGTGAACATAATTTAAATTTTAATTGATAAAAATTTTAGAAAAATCAGCAATTTTGGCTGATTTTTTATGTTTTTGCAAAAAAAATTACACAAATCTTAAATCTAAAAAACAATGAAAATCTAGTGCTTTTATATAGTGAAAATAAAAAAAATAATTTTTTTTGACAATTAAAATTAAAAAAATGTATAATTGTGGGTGATAGTGGTAATAAGTGAATATGTTTGGAACTATTTTAAGAGCTTTAGATGAAAAAAATAGAATTGTATTACCCCCTAATTTTCGCGAAGAAATAGGAGAACAATTCTATTTATCTATTAGTTTAGAGCAAATTCTTGAAATACGTAGCAAACATAACTTTGATGCACTTGCTGAAAAACTAAATCAAAGAAATTCTCTAGATAAAAGTTTTAGGGATTTTACAAGATATTTTTTTGGTAATACTGTCAAAGTTAGTCTTGATGGTCAAGGTCGGTTCTTGATTCCCAAGAATCTTCTTGACCTAGCTGCTATCGAAAAACAGCTCTATTTAGTTGGCGTTGGTAAAAAAATTGAAATCTGACCAAAGCATCGTTATGAAGCCTTTAATAGTTTTTTTACAGATAAGGAAAATGTTGCTAAGTTAGAAGAAAAACTAGTTGAATCAGGGGTAGAGTTATAATGCATATTCCTGTTTTGTTAAAAGAACTAGTTGATCAATTAAATATTAACCCAGATGGCATATATGTTGATCTCACCCTTGGTCGAGGTGGACATTCAATTGCCATTTTAAAAAAATTAACAACTGGCAAATTAATTGTTTTTGACAAAGACAAACAAGCAATTGAAGCTAGCAAAAACAAGTTACTTGCAATTTCAAAAAATGTTATTTTTGTTTGATCTGACTTTGCTAATTTTGAAAATCATATGAATGAGTTAGGGATTAGTAAAGTTGATGGTATTGTTGCCGATTTGGGTGTTAGTTCACCACAAATCGATGACCCTGAACGAGGTTTTTCTTATCGCTTTGATGCTCGTGTAGATATGCGAATGGATCAAAGCCAAACTCTTGATGCTCATCAAATTCTCAACAGTTATAGTGAGCAACAATTAATTGAAATCTTAGCAAATTATGGTGAAATTAAACCAGCACGTCAAATTGCCAAAGCTATTATTTCAAACAGACCTGTCAATACCACATTTGAACTTGTAAATATTGTACGCAATTGTTTATCTCCTGCGTTGTTAGCTAAAAAAAATTTAGTGAAAAATGTCTTTCAGGCATTGCGGATTGCAGTTAATGGCGAACTTGATGCTTTGCAATCGTTGTTGTTTTGTTTCCTTTCTTTCTTAAAGCAAGGTGGAAAGTTTGCAGTAATTACATTTCATTCACTAGAAGACAAACTTGTTAAATTTAGCTTTAAAAAATTGCTAGATAAAAATAAAACTCCTTTTTTTGTCAAAGATGAACCTAGTTGTTTTGTAAAAACGATTTGACCGACTTTGCAAGAAATCGAATCAAATCCTAGATCTAAAAGTGCTAAATTGCGAATTTTAACAAAACTAAAGGATGAAAATGAAAGAAAAATTTAGTGAAATTATGCTAATGGGATTAGGTAATTTTGGAGTGCAAAATGTAAAAAAATTGCCTCAAACTAATTTTTCAAAGTTTTACATTAATATCAAAAGTGAAATGATTGGTCAATTTGACTTTGATCAAAGTATCATTTTAGATAGCGATGGTTTTGGCTATGATAGTAATTTGGCACACCAAATGGTACTAGACTACAAAGAAGTGATTAAATCCAAATTAGCAAATGTTAAATTTTTGTTTTTATTTGCTAGTCTTGGAGGTGCAACTGGTTCTGGAGCAATTCGTGCTTTAGCACAAATTGCAAAAGAACTTAACATCATCACTATTGCTGTAGTAGTATTACCAAATGATATTGAATGAAAATTCAAAGAAGAAAATAGTAAGGATACATTGGATTTTATAGTTGATAAAGTTGATTCTCTTGTTGTCATATCTGGTAAAAATTTTTCAGAAACATATGAAAATTTTCAACAGAGTGATTTAGACAAGCTCATTAATAATAAACTTCAAGACATTGTGGAAGTGATAACTGATACAGTAATTCAAGAAAATGAAGTTATTCCAATCAACCTTTCACTTATGAAATCTGCTTTAAAAAGCAACAAACACTTATATGTAAGTCAAGCAATAGCAACTGGTGATAACGATAAAATTTGACGCTCAAAAAGAGTGGCTAATGATTTGTTTGCCAACCCTGCTGAGCAATTTGATTGAAAAAAATTTGATGAATTACTTATTTCAATAAGTGCTTCAGAAACAATTACTCAACTTGAAATTAAAAATATTTTAGATTCAATTAAATCTAAATTTGATAGCAACAAACTAAATTATTCATACTGTCTCTTAAGAAGAAACGAACTAGTTAATGACATCAAAGTTGGTCTAATAGCTAGTGAAAAACGCTATAATTTCAAAGAGAGTAATTATCCAACAAATTCAGATACACTTAATGAATTTGACTTAAATGATTTAGATTTGGATACACTAGTCGATTAAAGATGAGCAATTTACTTTAAGGCAACTAAAAAGCTAGATGATGTATGGCGAAGTTTGGCAATTTAGTTAAATTGAATTAAATTTTAAAAAAACCTCAATTGAGGTTTTTTTTATTTATTTTTTTGAGCATTTTGTGCCAAAATTTGTTCTGCCTTATTAGGAAGTGATTGACCAAAAGAAAAGTAGCTAAAAATTTTTTGAAAAGCTTGCGGGGGAATGCATAAGTCTTTCAATTTGTCATCAGTGATGCTCAAATCAAGTTCTTTAGCACCCTTTTCCAAATCTCAAGCAAATTCTGGATTAGCCACAAAAGCTGATGTAATACCGATTAAGTCTGCATATAAACTAGCTTGATTTATTTTTTGCGCGCTATTTATAGAACCACTAATAATTAATGGAATTCTATGATTTAAATATTGATAAACCACTTTAGAAACTAGTTCATTATAATAAATACCTTTAGAGCGAACTTTATTTAAAAACACACTTCGACCTCAACTCGCAATTGCTAAGTATGATAACTTAATTTTTTTAGCAAAAATAATTTCAAAAAGATCAATAAAATCTTCAATTGTATAACCAAGTTCATCTCCGCGAGTTTCTTCAGGTGTAAAACGAAATCCTAAAATAAAATCTGTAGTTGCAAATTCCTCAATCACTTGACTAACCCCTTCTAAGACTTGCAAAATAAATCGAGAACGATTTTCAATGGTGCTGCAACCATATTCATCATTGCGTTTATTGTAAAAACAAGAAAAAAATTGTTGGGGAAGCAATTTTTGAGCACACGAAATTTCAATACCATCAAAACCAGCTTTAATTGCTCTTTTTGTGGCATTTTTATAGTCTTTTATAATTTCTTCAATTTGCATTTTAGAAAGTTCTAAGACTTTGTGAGGTTGGGGAAATTCCAAAAAATTAGCGCTAACTCCATAAGTGTGACCAACTTCATTGAGTGTTGCAAGCGAATGCGAACCAGCATGAATTAGTTGTGCAACTGCTAATTTGTGCTTTGATTTCATAGCACTTGCTAATTTAGATAAACCATAAATGTACTTATCATCACTAATGCTGATTCCATAATCAAAAAGTTTACCATTTTCACTCACATAAAGTCCACCTGTGATTGTAAGTGGTGCAGAGTGTGCTCGACGAGCCGCAAATTCAATATCTGCTAAATTTACAAAGCCTTTTTGACTTAAATTTAAATTTATTGGACAAGCAACAAACCTATTTTCAAGCAAATAACTGCCTAAATAAAAAGGATGAAAAACTTTTTTGTTCATAATCTTAAGATAAAATTACATCAATAATTTCTTGTGCTGTAATTTTGGTAAAAAATAAATTTTCTAAATCAATGGTTTCTAGTGCTTTTTGCAACTCATTTTGTTCTAACTTGCAACCTTGCAAAGCTTTTTCTAAACTTTCAAGTGATTTTTTAACAAAAAAATCACCACTAATTTTTACTTTAGAAATTCGAAAATTCTCAATTTCAAAGGAGAAATTGATAGTTCCAATGCTCAAACGAGCATCACGATTATATGAATAAGCTGGACTAGTTCCAAATGTTCAATCTCAATTTTTATATTTTTTTTGAATTAAGTCATCAATTTGACTTCAATCTTGGTCACTAAGTTGATATTTTTGAAAACTTTGCAAAGATTTTTTCTCTAATTTATCCAAAATTAAGTCTTTAAATTCAAAAGCATTCAAATTTGCAAATTCAGGTTTGAGATATTCTTTTATTTTTGCAACTCGTTGTCGAACTGATGTAATTCCTTTAGCTTCAATTTTTTTACGATTTGGTCTAAGAATTTTTTCCAAACTATCAAAATCAATGTCATAAAGTAAAGAATAACCGGCATAAATTCTATTACCATTCAATGACATAGCAGCACCTGAAACTTTTTTTCCATCAATAATTAGATCATTTTTACCACTAAAATTGACATTTTTAGCTCCCAAATCTTGTAAAATTTCAACAATTGGTGCATATAGTTCGCCATAATTTGATAACAATGATGGATGTTTACGATAAGGGAATGAAAAACAAAAATTAGCCGCTAAATCATCAATGTAAATAGCACCTCCACCTGTGTCACGTCGCACAATACTCAATTTATTGGCTTCTAAATAATCAAAATTAACTTCTAATTCAGGGTTTTGAAAATAGCCAATTTGGACATGAGCATCACAAATATATGGAAAAACAATTGTGTCTTCAGGATCAAGATTCTCAATGGCTCAGTATTGAATCGCTATTAAATAAGCACCATCTTTAATTCACTTACCATTTCTAATTGGTTCAATTAAAATCATTTTTTACCTTTCTAATTCTCAAATTTGTTCGATTAATTTAGCAATATCTTCATTAAAAATTTTGCTTTGCTTTTTAACATTTTCTTGCAAGTGATAGTTTTTAGAGTTTAATACTAGATATTTAGCTTTTGGATTGTTGATTGTCATCTGCCAAAAAGGTCATTTAATGAGTTGAGGTGTTGTATAACCAACACCAATTTCAAAAAAGACAACTTTTTTGTCTTGATTTTCTTGCAAAAAGGATTCATATTTTTGTTTTTGCAAGAAAAAATCATCATTTTCAACCATACCTTTAAAAGCAATTCTCTTGTTCACTTCTAAAAAAGCATCACAATTTGGACATTTTGGCAACAATTCCAAACTTACTTGCATGTTTTTTTGATTTAAGACCATTTTTTCAATTAATTCATTTTTTTGATAAAGTTTATTCGAACACATTTGCGAACATTGCAACAAATCATATTTACCTTGAATATAAAAAATTTTATTCTCATTAAAACCATTAACTAATAAACTATTATCAGAGTTGGTTGTGATAATAAAATAATTTTTAGTTTCAAGAATATCTTTTAACTTGGAAAATATAGAACTTTTTGGTAAGTCAAAACAATTTAATTTAATGAATCGACTATGAAAAGCTCAATAAGTTTGTCAATTAGGATAATCAAAAAGTGAAGCTTGAAGCATATCAAGGAGACGATATTTTTCAATAAAATCTCCAAAATGTTGTTCAAATCTAGAACCTGAATAACCAATGTTAGCTGCCGCTGTTAATCCAGCACCAATTCCAACAACAATAGTATCAGCGTCACTTAATAAATCCAAAATTTCTTTGGCTGATTTTTTCAAATTAAAAGTTTGGTAAGCTGTTGAATTCATTTTCATCAACTTTAGTTAATTTAATAATTCAATTTTGACGAGCATCGGCTGAGTTTAGAAGTCTTGGAGTTGTAATTGCTTCTTGATTAATTTCTACAATTTCACCAGCTAATGGTGTTTTAATTGATAAAACAGTTTTTGAAGCTTCGATTTTTAATATTTCATCATTTTTAGAAAGACTTTTGGCATTTGTGAAGCGCAAAAAACCAATAGTCCCTACATCATCTTGTAACTCAGCACTCATTGAAATTGTGACAATATTTTCTGTTTTTTCAATAATTAAAAAATTAGCAAATTTTTTCATAGTTTTCCTTATTGTTTTAATTGATAAATTTTAGCAATTTGTTCAAGGGTTTCACTTCTATTTGCATGAGTTTGTCCAAAAGGAACAATCATTATTTCCTCAAGTTGCAATTCATTGCTAAAATAGTCAATTTGTTCTTTGATTTTGACAGCATCCCCTACTATAATTTTACTTTGATGAAAAGCAAAACTTGCAATTTCTTCTTTAGTTAATATCAAGTTTTTAACTTGTTCAAAACTAGGTATTGTGTCAAACTCATTGAAAAAATTACGACCTAAAAGATATGTGCTCATAATTTGAAGATATTGTTGAATTTCCATTTCATTTGTAAGGTAATTTGCAAAAATTGCAAAAGAAACCTTACCAGTTGAATTATGTAGTTTTTTATAGGTTTTTCTATAAATTTCAATGCATTTTTTAGCATTTGTAAGATCTGGAAATAAAAAATAACCATAAATTATGCCATATTTATGTTTTGCTGCATACTTAGCAGTTTTTTCAGAAGTTATAAGTAAAAATAATTCACTTTGTTGGTTATTTTTAGGTACTAATTCAAGATTTGAGCTTTGATTTGTTGTTAATATGGATTGAATTTTGGATGTTTTAGAATAAAAAACTCTTTTACTAAAATTAATTATTTTAAACTCTTTTTGGCCAGGAGGAGTTCCTGGATTAGAGGCAAGCCCATAATAACAACGACCTGGATAAAAATTATTGAATGTCGAAATTATTTCAGCTATAGCAAAAGGTTGGCTATAGTGGACTAAAAAACCTGCAAAACCAACTTTTATTTTGCTAGTGTTTTCTAAAATTTTGGTGCCCAAAATAGTTGGTTGAGAAATACTCAATGATTTAACACTGTGGTGCTGTGTCAACCAAAAGCTATGATAACCTAATTTTTCAGAAAGTTTGGCAAGTTCTATGCTATCCAAATGACTTTGTCTAAAATTAGAATTGTAGTCAACAATACCATAATCTAAGATTGAAATTTTCATATTTAATCAAATTTGGTTCGATTTTTATAAGTTAATTTTATTCTAATCAATTAACGAATAAATTTATCAAAAACTTTGACAAAATCCTTTTTGTTTTCAGTATAAATTAGGTGACCTGTTTTTGGAATAACTTCAATTTGAATATGTGGAATTACACTCTTATAGTAAGCCATATTTTCATCTTTTAAAACAATTCCATCATTCTCACCAAGAACTAGTAACGCTGGACAACTAACTTGTTTAAGACCTTCGTCAATTTTGTCCATAATGTAATCTTGTGGCAAAGTCATCCCTAAGGCCACAATGTTGTCATTATTGTGATATTCATAATCAAAAGTAGCTGTTGCTCATTCAAGTCATTTTGGATCCTTGTATTTTTCTTTGTCATATTCATAAATAGTCATAAAATCCAACATTTGCTGTGGTGTTTTTGGGAAAAAATTGTCTTTAAATAATTGAGCTAATGGCATATTTGCTTTATTCATTGGACCAATAAAGATAATTTTTTTGATTAATTCAGGAATTAATTTATAAACTAAGGCAGCATTACCAGCTCCCATAGAGTGACCAACTAAAATTACGTCTTTAAGATTGAGAGTTTTGATAAAGCGCACCAATTCATGAGCATAATACTCCATATTCAGCTGGTGTGGCATTGCAAGTGTCATATTGCATCCTGGTAAAGTGAATGAAAAATAATTAACATCTTTTAAATCTGCCACAGCAGATCAAAAAACATTGTGATTTGAGTTGAAACCATGACAAAACACAATATTAATTTTATTGTTTTTATCATAATTTATTACATAGGGGTAATCTCAATTAAATTGATTCATATTGTCCTTTATTAATTGTTTTTAAAAAAATAAATTAGTTTATTAATTTAAATTATACTAATTTTAAAATAAAAAGTAAAAGCATTTTGAAGGTTTTTCTTCAAAAACTAGTAATTGAAAATCTAAAAATTTTAAATTACTAGTTTTTATTTTTAACAAATTATTAAAAAATAAAAGAAAAAACCAAAGTAAAACTTTGGTTTTTGTATTATATGATTTTAAAAAAACTACTATTTTAGAATTTCGGTAACAGTTCCAGCACCAACGGTTCTTCCACCTTCACGGATAGAGAATTTAGTTCCTTGCTCAACAGCAATAGGTGCAATAAGTTCAACAGTTAAATCAATATTGTCACCTGGAACAACCATTTCAGCATCAAATTCTAATCCACCAGTTACGTCAGTAGTTCTAAAGTAAAATTGAGGTTTGTAGTTTTTGAAAAATGGAGTGTGACGTCCACCTTCTTCTTTTTTAAGAACA
It encodes the following:
- a CDS encoding lipoate--protein ligase — translated: MILIEPIRNGKWIKDGAYLIAIQYWAIENLDPEDTIVFPYICDAHVQIGYFQNPELEVNFDYLEANKLSIVRRDTGGGAIYIDDLAANFCFSFPYRKHPSLLSNYGELYAPIVEILQDLGAKNVNFSGKNDLIIDGKKVSGAAMSLNGNRIYAGYSLLYDIDFDSLEKILRPNRKKIEAKGITSVRQRVAKIKEYLKPEFANLNAFEFKDLILDKLEKKSLQSFQKYQLSDQDWSQIDDLIQKKYKNWDWTFGTSPAYSYNRDARLSIGTINFSFEIENFRISKVKISGDFFVKKSLESLEKALQGCKLEQNELQKALETIDLENLFFTKITAQEIIDVILS
- a CDS encoding MsnO8 family LLM class oxidoreductase, whose translation is MKISILDYGIVDYNSNFRQSHLDSIELAKLSEKLGYHSFWLTQHHSVKSLSISQPTILGTKILENTSKIKVGFAGFLVHYSQPFAIAEIISTFNNFYPGRCYYGLASNPGTPPGQKEFKIINFSKRVFYSKTSKIQSILTTNQSSNLELVPKNNQQSELFLLITSEKTAKYAAKHKYGIIYGYFLFPDLTNAKKCIEIYRKTYKKLHNSTGKVSFAIFANYLTNEMEIQQYLQIMSTYLLGRNFFNEFDTIPSFEQVKNLILTKEEIASFAFHQSKIIVGDAVKIKEQIDYFSNELQLEEIMIVPFGQTHANRSETLEQIAKIYQLKQ
- a CDS encoding FtsZ/tubulin family protein, with product MKEKFSEIMLMGLGNFGVQNVKKLPQTNFSKFYINIKSEMIGQFDFDQSIILDSDGFGYDSNLAHQMVLDYKEVIKSKLANVKFLFLFASLGGATGSGAIRALAQIAKELNIITIAVVVLPNDIEWKFKEENSKDTLDFIVDKVDSLVVISGKNFSETYENFQQSDLDKLINNKLQDIVEVITDTVIQENEVIPINLSLMKSALKSNKHLYVSQAIATGDNDKIWRSKRVANDLFANPAEQFDWKKFDELLISISASETITQLEIKNILDSIKSKFDSNKLNYSYCLLRRNELVNDIKVGLIASEKRYNFKESNYPTNSDTLNEFDLNDLDLDTLVD
- a CDS encoding SIR2 family NAD-dependent protein deacylase, which encodes MNSTAYQTFNLKKSAKEILDLLSDADTIVVGIGAGLTAAANIGYSGSRFEQHFGDFIEKYRLLDMLQASLFDYPNWQTYWAFHSRFIKLNCFDLPKSSIFSKLKDILETKNYFIITTNSDNSLLVNGFNENKIFYIQGKYDLLQCSQMCSNKLYQKNELIEKMVLNQKNMQVSLELLPKCPNCDAFLEVNKRIAFKGMVENDDFFLQKQKYESFLQENQDKKVVFFEIGVGYTTPQLIKWPFWQMTINNPKAKYLVLNSKNYHLQENVKKQSKIFNEDIAKLIEQIWELER
- a CDS encoding oxidoreductase, which produces MNKKVFHPFYLGSYLLENRFVACPINLNLSQKGFVNLADIEFAARRAHSAPLTITGGLYVSENGKLFDYGISISDDKYIYGLSKLASAMKSKHKLAVAQLIHAGSHSLATLNEVGHTYGVSANFLEFPQPHKVLELSKMQIEEIIKDYKNATKRAIKAGFDGIEISCAQKLLPQQFFSCFYNKRNDEYGCSTIENRSRFILQVLEGVSQVIEEFATTDFILGFRFTPEETRGDELGYTIEDFIDLFEIIFAKKIKLSYLAIASWGRSVFLNKVRSKGIYYNELVSKVVYQYLNHRIPLIISGSINSAQKINQASLYADLIGITSAFVANPEFAWDLEKGAKELDLSITDDKLKDLCIPPQAFQKIFSYFSFGQSLPNKAEQILAQNAQKNK
- a CDS encoding glycine cleavage system protein H, giving the protein MKKFANFLIIEKTENIVTISMSAELQDDVGTIGFLRFTNAKSLSKNDEILKIEASKTVLSIKTPLAGEIVEINQEAITTPRLLNSADARQNWIIKLTKVDENEFNSLPNF